In Hwangdonia lutea, a single window of DNA contains:
- a CDS encoding DUF3825 domain-containing protein: MKGKVSFFNLQRGFGKVLDENLKEHFVHNSEVEGNFKVLYEGEEVEFEPKETEKGLNAIKVKRLKKRVRGKIKEYQMTDGWGWIEANSKDYWFHHSQVVGQYGFKKIREGFTVELTPSDDGTRLSAENVVCIDTRNPLDKFAYLGNWDEAINGLTNLAQPEEWDYLDEKTGAHPVLDSYVHQTFIQLVKENKIEYAKFNGIDSYAAFNTGLVTVKQEEIFAYFEINRPPSPTYSYLNLESQKWQFLKFDRESDRIMTHFKERPKLANYFSTPTDLLYDVNRRLIPDFEHIVDDREDRFPDIFKSLSDDQIMERLRSAIESALKRVRRNYKTAIPQFYNGGIQLLLPLCLEKPERADLALVVARENEIYRANTILPLDWAYNNARLLAKPDREWLNP, encoded by the coding sequence ATGAAAGGAAAGGTATCATTTTTTAATCTCCAAAGAGGGTTTGGTAAAGTTTTAGATGAAAACTTAAAAGAGCATTTTGTACATAATTCAGAGGTAGAAGGAAACTTTAAAGTTTTATACGAAGGAGAAGAAGTGGAATTTGAACCAAAAGAAACAGAAAAGGGATTAAACGCCATTAAGGTAAAAAGATTAAAAAAAAGGGTCAGAGGAAAAATTAAAGAATACCAAATGACTGATGGTTGGGGATGGATTGAAGCAAATTCAAAAGATTATTGGTTTCATCACTCTCAAGTAGTTGGTCAATATGGTTTTAAAAAAATAAGAGAAGGTTTTACTGTTGAATTGACACCATCGGATGATGGAACTCGCTTAAGTGCTGAAAATGTAGTTTGCATTGACACTAGAAATCCATTAGACAAATTTGCTTATCTTGGCAATTGGGATGAAGCAATAAACGGTTTAACCAATTTAGCGCAACCAGAAGAATGGGATTATCTAGACGAAAAAACTGGTGCACATCCTGTTCTAGATAGTTATGTTCATCAAACGTTCATTCAATTGGTTAAGGAAAATAAAATTGAATATGCCAAATTTAATGGAATTGATAGTTATGCAGCATTTAACACTGGTTTAGTTACTGTTAAACAAGAAGAGATATTTGCATATTTTGAAATAAATAGACCGCCATCACCTACGTATTCTTATTTAAATTTAGAGTCACAAAAGTGGCAATTTTTAAAATTTGATAGAGAAAGTGATCGAATAATGACACATTTTAAAGAACGCCCAAAATTGGCTAATTATTTTTCAACTCCCACTGACTTGTTATATGATGTTAATAGAAGATTAATTCCTGATTTTGAACACATTGTAGATGACCGTGAAGATAGATTTCCAGATATTTTCAAATCTCTATCCGATGACCAAATTATGGAAAGATTGCGTTCTGCAATTGAAAGTGCTCTAAAAAGAGTTCGTAGAAATTATAAAACAGCAATTCCTCAGTTTTATAATGGAGGAATACAATTGCTATTGCCTTTGTGTTTGGAAAAGCCTGAGAGAGCTGATTTAGCATTAGTTGTTGCCCGAGAAAATGAAATATATAGAGCCAATACAATTTTGCCATTAGATTGGGCATATAACAATGCTAGGTTATTAGCAAAACCTGATAGAGAGTGGCTTAACCCGTAA
- a CDS encoding restriction endonuclease subunit S, translated as MIVRLGDIAKVTAGQAAPKKFSNEGLPFIRAGHLEELTNGGKLCSLPKVSDDIIKEKRLKRLPKNSILFAKSGMSATKNRIYITEEETCYVSHLAAVLPNKTFDALFLAKFLSWFKPSKLILDSAYPSIRLEDINNLKIPLLPLTIQKQIAEILESAANLRDKTEHLLIEYNALAKSIFLDIFGDPVANQKGWKVHKLKELSTNIGSGNTPKGGSKVYVDEGITFFRSQNVWKNNLLLDDVAYIDKATHDKMKNSSLKNGDILMTKTGRINTENSSLGRAAMYLGEDDKANVNGHVYLIRLKKNVINEYVLFILTTNEYREHIRRVCVGGIDKRQLNKNHLEEFPIIYPPIELQKKFTEKLKLIEQQKILAKQELKESEDLFNCLLQKAFRGELL; from the coding sequence ATGATTGTTAGGTTAGGTGATATTGCTAAAGTTACTGCAGGTCAAGCTGCGCCAAAAAAATTTTCAAATGAAGGTTTACCCTTTATTAGGGCCGGTCATTTAGAAGAATTGACAAATGGAGGGAAATTATGTTCTTTACCAAAAGTATCAGATGATATAATTAAAGAGAAAAGATTAAAAAGACTTCCAAAAAACAGTATTTTATTTGCTAAAAGCGGCATGAGTGCTACAAAAAATAGAATATATATTACGGAAGAAGAAACCTGTTACGTTAGCCATTTGGCAGCCGTTTTACCAAACAAGACTTTCGACGCCCTCTTTCTTGCTAAATTTCTTTCTTGGTTTAAGCCATCAAAATTAATTTTGGATTCGGCATATCCTAGTATTCGGTTAGAAGACATTAATAACTTAAAAATTCCTTTGCTACCTCTTACAATCCAGAAACAAATTGCTGAAATTCTAGAAAGTGCTGCAAATTTAAGGGATAAAACGGAACATCTTTTAATTGAATATAATGCTTTAGCAAAATCTATTTTTTTAGATATTTTTGGAGACCCAGTTGCCAATCAAAAAGGTTGGAAGGTTCATAAACTAAAAGAGTTATCAACCAACATAGGAAGTGGAAATACACCCAAAGGAGGCAGTAAAGTTTATGTAGATGAAGGAATAACTTTCTTTAGAAGCCAGAATGTGTGGAAAAACAACTTACTACTTGACGATGTTGCTTATATTGATAAAGCCACTCATGATAAAATGAAAAATAGCAGTTTAAAAAATGGAGACATTTTAATGACCAAAACAGGCAGAATAAATACGGAAAACAGCAGTTTAGGTAGGGCGGCAATGTACTTAGGTGAGGATGATAAAGCAAATGTTAATGGACACGTTTATTTAATTAGGCTTAAGAAAAATGTTATCAATGAGTATGTCTTATTTATTCTAACAACCAACGAATATCGTGAACATATACGTAGGGTGTGCGTTGGAGGAATAGATAAAAGGCAATTAAATAAAAATCATTTAGAAGAATTCCCAATAATTTATCCACCTATAGAACTACAAAAAAAGTTTACAGAAAAATTAAAATTAATAGAACAACAAAAAATACTAGCAAAACAAGAATTAAAAGAAAGTGAAGATTTATTTAATTGCTTATTACAAAAGGCGTTTAGGGGCGAGTTGTTATAG
- a CDS encoding type I restriction-modification system subunit M encodes MITGQLKSQIDQIWNTFWTGGISNTITIVEQLTYLIFIKDLDETETRNELKAKRGFKYTPIFGDNQKDFRWKNLKEMDVNARHNVFSNTVDGVFPFIRSLGKEKSLFSTYMQGATFGISKPAVLDQVMEKLERIDMSNQDTKGDIYEYLLSKLEGGGTAGQFRTPRHIIKMMVELMQPKIDDIICDPSAGTAGFLVAAKEYIDKHYEVTVLDKHADHINKTMFNGTEFDATMLRIASMNLYLHGVEEPNIIDVDAVSKDNKVTNAYTLVLANPPFKGTIDKESIAPGLKNVTDTTKTELLFLALILRQLKTGGRAAVIVPDGVLFGNSKAHKSIREEVVCNNKLEAIISLPSGVFKPYAGVSTAIMIFTKTGSGGTDNVWFYDMLADGKSLDDKRNLLVEEDVFDAFSFGETFAKESTEDQQNLHKKFNLPDILARYPKRYEDKRARTEQSFLVPFKEIRKNDWDLSINRYKEIVYEETEYDKPQVILKRILKLDKERALLIEKLNKL; translated from the coding sequence ATGATCACAGGACAATTAAAATCCCAAATAGACCAAATATGGAATACCTTTTGGACAGGAGGTATTTCAAACACAATAACAATAGTAGAACAATTAACATATCTCATATTTATTAAAGATTTAGATGAAACTGAAACCCGAAACGAGCTTAAAGCAAAACGAGGATTTAAATACACGCCTATTTTTGGAGATAACCAAAAAGATTTCCGTTGGAAGAATTTAAAAGAAATGGACGTAAACGCACGTCATAATGTGTTTAGTAATACAGTAGATGGTGTTTTTCCATTTATCCGCTCCTTAGGTAAAGAAAAAAGCTTGTTTAGTACGTACATGCAAGGGGCAACCTTTGGAATTTCTAAACCTGCGGTGTTAGATCAGGTAATGGAAAAACTGGAACGTATAGATATGTCTAACCAAGATACTAAAGGTGATATTTACGAATATCTATTATCAAAGTTAGAAGGTGGTGGTACTGCGGGACAGTTCCGTACGCCGCGTCACATTATTAAAATGATGGTAGAACTTATGCAACCAAAAATTGATGATATCATTTGCGACCCATCAGCAGGTACAGCGGGTTTTTTGGTGGCTGCTAAAGAATATATAGACAAACATTATGAGGTTACTGTACTAGATAAACATGCAGACCATATTAACAAAACCATGTTTAACGGTACCGAGTTTGATGCAACCATGTTACGTATTGCTTCTATGAACCTCTATTTACATGGAGTAGAAGAACCTAATATTATAGATGTTGATGCGGTAAGTAAAGATAATAAGGTTACAAATGCCTATACACTAGTTTTAGCAAACCCACCATTTAAAGGTACTATAGACAAAGAAAGTATTGCTCCAGGTTTAAAGAACGTAACAGATACTACAAAAACAGAATTGTTGTTTTTAGCCCTAATTTTACGTCAATTAAAAACGGGTGGACGAGCAGCTGTTATTGTACCGGATGGTGTGTTGTTTGGTAATAGCAAAGCACATAAAAGTATTCGAGAAGAAGTTGTATGCAACAATAAATTAGAAGCTATAATATCTTTGCCTTCTGGAGTATTTAAACCTTATGCAGGGGTAAGTACTGCTATAATGATCTTCACAAAGACAGGCTCTGGTGGCACAGATAATGTATGGTTTTATGACATGTTGGCCGATGGAAAAAGCTTAGATGATAAAAGAAATCTTTTAGTAGAAGAAGATGTATTTGATGCCTTTTCTTTTGGTGAAACTTTTGCAAAAGAGTCAACAGAAGACCAACAGAACTTGCATAAGAAGTTTAATCTGCCAGATATTCTAGCGCGGTATCCAAAACGTTACGAAGATAAGAGGGCTCGCACCGAACAATCTTTTTTAGTGCCTTTTAAAGAAATACGAAAAAACGACTGGGATTTGTCCATTAATCGATATAAAGAAATTGTTTATGAGGAAACAGAATATGACAAACCTCAAGTGATTTTGAAGAGAATATTAAAATTGGATAAAGAGAGAGCTCTTTTAATTGAAAAATTAAATAAGTTATGA
- a CDS encoding DEAD/DEAH box helicase: protein MNFKEFYNKTENRLNDAILSLWATGDKEMQDYFKFLLSQEPIMADAVFQNTFPWEQDQLTFGQTSTIFKQEFINALDKIKDDDFRFPKDRKPYKHQLISWKMLLDKNKSIAVTTGTGSGKTECFMLPVIHDIHQNSKNKEGINAIFLYPLNALIASQRKRMHAWCSALDGVKYALLTGDTANKENSKDKKKNALPELISREQIRETPPQILFTNPTMLEYMLVRNADVPILEKSKGSLRWILLDEAHTLTGSKAAEMALLIRRVVSAFEVDIKDLRFAITSATVGSDNIETLKKFMSDLCGISVDQIEVVTGKRVNNQIADEDIPQLSQTLSQNNIKLLRDKFLNNKGITQSEIGQYLHIHNRLDQLEVIDTLAEHKVNGENLLPVRGHFFTRGIGGVYVCTNTKCDKHKAQKPNKALGTMYTISGKNCSSCKYPLLELIACRSCGNMMLEGERYKDKITQKATVGYEAFSIENEDKGEEDESMIKVDNRMVRLVRKEHIDLNNPLLPCSINLDSTINHLGEDFLMSDESRCPHCGNQNDNPIHFRISSAFTNRILSDIVLDQTEVISNQTTKTLYKGRKYISFTDSRQGTAKISALINIDSESDWIRYQVYHYLLKKLKENQVIATNDELLQARAMYVKQLEEAPAFMKSKIQKEIEEINFRLTSGNKDSLSNSRTCWKEIIDHIKEKNDFKTLFKKGARGNNLATENVIYAKSLLYDQFARRIPRERSLENLGLVNVVYPNLDNVILPEIATKLGIINEEWQALLKVSADYIIRYNFNFSFDDSMRLFTSKFYRSELIYPSNTEIVNAKKWRLYNPNSIAQSRLVLLICAGLGWHDRGDITEVREDQLNELLEKIWRTLQQKILTADGDGYKLDFLESTQFEIAGQEFLCPVTKRLVDKVFRGYSPLIKGNLEPSNINNYKIDISKNHQFPSYSHPYHKDENNETIYIETVNAWLKENSQEARNKGLWNDLHERIFDYDKLYLAGEHSAQQDKKRLKELEEQFENGEINILSCSTTMEMGVDIGGISAVVMSNVPPMPANYLQRTGRAGRRAENKSLALTFCAPNPIGLRTMNNPKWALEHKIAPPILAFDSKNIVERHVNSLLFGIFIRHQGNENRGLNVKENIEKFFYEDSPTIAHNFLNWLESIDANVFKKQLEYIVNNTPLSDASPEELISMVSDNFKNIIGRIRTQRDGYDRKLEELKKQFGDASPAYKAISYRKGQFLQKFVLNYLAEESFLPNAGLPTGIVDFEKITLSDLQNNKGKLKSNPSYPIARALTEFAPGNNILIDGLNYKSSGIIMKNIWGQSADRNVIQGCKNCGYQRTVDLQENIEDNCPKCNGVSSFQGLDLGEHKGSFTELIEPAGFSIDLYSIPTRVVSEKSKPQYLEPLLLNIEPWNVNQNRFIDFRTSSSEKETQILFYNTGEGEGYSLCLDCGKVGNSRQQLEGHRRLRGGRDSNGESICTTQNVREHIILGNRFKTDFTEIRLKNRIQSFVSDKKLAYTLGVIFTKSLAEYLAIEETELGFGIKQYNGYQTIFIYDTAKGGAGYASQFRLFAEKILKLALNVLDSCDCQTACTKCLIDRGTQWHIEDLNRFIAIEWLRSTMDNQLPKELQHESDKVSLVFGSLHDEINILKYQYEIKEINIHVNSKITEWDLERISWINNLKRDRIGINLVIEGDIVFANNQEKLTAYLLSHNFNLRHGNKNTILDYPIHLSITLQNDNTLSYISKGNYDGLNEKWTFGIKEKFFKVENTKLENYSDIIIPDLASWNLFESRIKGSLPRNSQSNDVAKLMITNLNNAQDFISRISNQIFKVVYFDKYNQSEFSLRLMLQFINQIKKLWPIKVSELNVHLAKSDFRGPNYPEYIIHNYKELDDYVYDLKELSNNYDFKIDFIEEERLPHYRYFKFTSNEISFSIRIDGGIAHGLKPVERLTSNEMKMEDQVFEIRKDVGYDIIYNINIED from the coding sequence ATGAATTTTAAAGAATTTTATAATAAAACAGAGAATAGATTGAATGATGCTATATTATCGCTTTGGGCTACTGGTGATAAAGAAATGCAAGACTACTTTAAATTCTTATTATCTCAAGAGCCCATTATGGCAGATGCCGTTTTCCAGAATACATTTCCTTGGGAACAAGATCAATTAACTTTTGGTCAAACATCAACTATTTTTAAACAAGAGTTTATTAATGCCTTAGATAAAATTAAAGACGACGATTTTAGATTTCCTAAAGATCGTAAACCATATAAACACCAGCTTATAAGCTGGAAAATGTTACTTGATAAGAATAAATCAATTGCGGTTACTACAGGAACTGGTTCTGGTAAAACAGAATGTTTTATGCTTCCAGTAATTCACGATATTCATCAAAACAGCAAAAATAAAGAAGGTATTAACGCTATTTTTTTGTATCCTTTAAATGCTTTAATTGCTAGTCAAAGAAAGAGAATGCACGCTTGGTGTTCGGCTTTAGATGGTGTAAAGTATGCATTGCTAACTGGTGATACAGCCAATAAAGAGAATAGTAAAGACAAAAAGAAGAATGCACTACCAGAACTAATCTCAAGAGAGCAAATAAGAGAAACACCACCACAGATTTTGTTTACGAATCCTACAATGCTAGAATATATGTTGGTTCGTAATGCTGATGTTCCAATACTAGAAAAATCAAAAGGATCATTACGCTGGATTTTATTAGATGAAGCACATACACTTACTGGTTCTAAAGCAGCGGAAATGGCATTACTTATAAGGCGTGTTGTTTCTGCCTTTGAAGTAGATATAAAAGATTTGAGATTCGCCATAACTTCTGCTACTGTAGGGAGTGACAATATAGAAACACTTAAAAAATTTATGTCTGATCTTTGTGGTATTTCGGTAGATCAAATTGAAGTAGTTACGGGTAAGCGAGTTAATAATCAAATAGCGGATGAAGATATTCCTCAATTATCTCAAACACTATCTCAGAATAACATCAAACTACTTAGAGATAAATTTTTAAACAATAAAGGCATTACTCAAAGTGAAATTGGACAGTACCTGCACATTCATAATAGGCTGGATCAATTAGAAGTAATTGATACACTCGCAGAACACAAGGTAAATGGAGAAAATCTACTTCCTGTTCGGGGTCATTTTTTCACGAGAGGAATTGGGGGTGTTTACGTTTGTACCAATACTAAGTGTGATAAACATAAAGCTCAAAAACCAAATAAGGCATTAGGTACAATGTATACTATATCGGGTAAAAATTGTTCTTCTTGTAAATACCCTCTATTAGAACTTATCGCCTGCAGAAGCTGTGGTAATATGATGTTAGAAGGAGAAAGATATAAAGATAAAATCACTCAAAAAGCAACAGTTGGTTATGAGGCATTTAGCATAGAAAACGAAGATAAGGGTGAGGAAGATGAAAGCATGATAAAAGTCGACAACCGCATGGTAAGACTTGTGAGAAAAGAACATATTGATCTGAACAATCCTTTATTACCATGTAGTATTAACTTAGATAGTACTATTAATCATCTTGGAGAAGATTTTTTAATGTCCGATGAGAGTCGATGTCCACATTGTGGTAATCAAAATGACAATCCTATTCATTTTAGAATTTCATCTGCATTTACGAATAGAATCTTATCCGACATTGTTTTAGACCAAACAGAGGTCATAAGTAATCAAACTACTAAAACCTTATACAAAGGAAGAAAGTATATTTCATTTACAGATAGTAGACAAGGAACTGCCAAGATTTCCGCACTAATAAATATAGATAGCGAAAGTGATTGGATACGATATCAGGTATATCATTATTTGCTTAAAAAGTTAAAAGAAAATCAAGTAATAGCTACTAATGATGAGCTTTTACAAGCAAGGGCTATGTATGTAAAGCAGTTGGAAGAGGCACCTGCCTTTATGAAAAGTAAAATTCAAAAAGAAATTGAAGAAATAAATTTTAGATTAACCTCAGGAAACAAAGACTCATTATCCAATAGTAGGACTTGTTGGAAAGAGATTATAGATCATATAAAAGAAAAAAATGATTTTAAAACACTTTTTAAAAAAGGGGCTAGAGGCAATAATCTGGCAACTGAAAATGTGATATATGCAAAGTCTTTACTATATGATCAGTTTGCACGCAGAATACCAAGGGAAAGATCGCTTGAAAATTTAGGATTAGTTAATGTGGTATATCCAAATTTGGATAATGTGATACTGCCAGAAATAGCAACCAAACTTGGAATTATTAATGAGGAATGGCAAGCTCTACTGAAAGTCTCAGCAGATTACATTATTCGATACAATTTCAATTTCTCTTTTGACGATTCAATGCGATTATTCACGTCTAAGTTCTATCGATCTGAATTAATATATCCATCAAACACCGAAATTGTCAATGCAAAAAAATGGAGATTATACAATCCAAATTCTATTGCTCAGTCACGTTTGGTTTTATTGATTTGCGCAGGATTAGGCTGGCACGACAGAGGTGACATAACAGAGGTTAGAGAAGATCAACTTAATGAGTTATTAGAGAAAATATGGAGAACTTTACAACAAAAAATACTAACTGCCGATGGAGACGGATATAAACTTGATTTCCTAGAAAGTACTCAATTTGAAATAGCTGGTCAAGAGTTTTTATGTCCGGTAACTAAGAGGTTGGTTGATAAGGTTTTTAGAGGATATTCCCCTTTAATTAAAGGAAATTTAGAACCTAGTAATATCAATAATTATAAAATAGACATTAGTAAAAATCATCAATTCCCATCTTACTCACATCCTTATCACAAGGATGAAAATAATGAAACTATTTATATAGAAACAGTTAACGCTTGGTTAAAAGAAAATAGCCAAGAGGCTAGAAATAAGGGGTTGTGGAATGATTTACATGAACGCATATTTGATTATGACAAACTATATCTAGCAGGAGAACATTCAGCACAACAAGATAAAAAGCGACTCAAAGAGTTAGAAGAGCAATTCGAAAATGGAGAAATAAACATCTTGAGCTGTTCTACAACTATGGAAATGGGTGTTGATATAGGTGGAATATCTGCCGTAGTGATGAGTAATGTACCACCTATGCCTGCAAACTATTTACAAAGAACTGGTCGAGCTGGTCGTCGTGCAGAAAATAAATCTTTAGCACTAACTTTTTGCGCACCTAATCCAATTGGACTGCGTACAATGAACAATCCTAAATGGGCTTTAGAACACAAAATAGCTCCACCAATTCTAGCTTTTGATAGTAAGAATATTGTAGAGAGACACGTAAATTCTTTATTGTTTGGAATATTTATTAGACACCAAGGAAATGAAAACAGAGGACTCAATGTAAAAGAAAATATTGAAAAGTTCTTTTATGAGGATTCGCCTACTATAGCTCATAACTTTCTAAACTGGTTGGAAAGTATAGATGCAAATGTATTCAAGAAACAATTAGAATACATCGTTAATAATACACCTTTGTCTGATGCCAGCCCAGAAGAACTCATCTCCATGGTTTCAGATAATTTTAAGAATATAATCGGTCGAATTAGAACTCAAAGAGATGGTTATGATAGAAAACTTGAAGAATTAAAAAAGCAGTTTGGAGATGCAAGTCCGGCATACAAAGCGATAAGTTATAGAAAAGGTCAGTTTTTACAGAAATTTGTTCTCAATTATTTAGCTGAAGAAAGTTTTTTACCAAATGCTGGGTTACCCACAGGAATTGTAGATTTTGAAAAAATCACATTGTCTGACTTACAAAACAATAAAGGCAAGTTAAAGTCAAACCCAAGTTACCCTATTGCTAGAGCACTTACTGAGTTTGCACCAGGTAACAATATTCTAATTGATGGACTTAATTATAAATCTTCGGGTATAATTATGAAGAATATCTGGGGGCAGTCTGCAGACAGAAATGTTATACAAGGGTGTAAAAACTGTGGATATCAACGTACTGTTGACCTTCAAGAAAACATAGAAGATAATTGTCCTAAATGTAATGGTGTCAGTTCTTTCCAAGGGTTAGACCTGGGAGAGCATAAAGGCTCTTTCACTGAGCTCATTGAGCCCGCAGGGTTCTCTATTGATTTATATAGTATACCTACAAGAGTCGTTTCAGAAAAGAGTAAACCTCAATATTTAGAACCGCTTCTTCTAAATATTGAACCCTGGAATGTCAACCAAAATCGTTTCATTGATTTTAGGACAAGTTCGAGTGAAAAGGAAACACAAATACTATTTTATAATACAGGCGAAGGCGAAGGTTACAGTTTGTGCCTAGATTGTGGTAAAGTCGGAAACTCTAGACAGCAACTAGAAGGACATAGACGGTTAAGAGGTGGACGAGATAGTAATGGTGAAAGTATCTGTACAACTCAAAACGTAAGAGAACATATTATTTTAGGTAACAGATTTAAGACAGATTTTACAGAAATCCGCTTAAAGAATAGAATCCAATCTTTTGTTAGTGATAAAAAACTAGCCTATACACTAGGTGTGATTTTTACTAAATCTTTAGCAGAGTATCTAGCCATTGAAGAAACAGAATTAGGTTTTGGTATTAAACAATATAATGGCTACCAAACCATATTTATTTATGATACTGCAAAAGGGGGCGCAGGTTATGCTTCTCAATTTAGATTATTCGCAGAAAAAATTCTGAAACTTGCTTTAAATGTTTTAGATAGTTGTGATTGCCAGACAGCTTGTACTAAATGTCTAATAGATCGTGGCACCCAATGGCATATTGAAGACCTAAATCGTTTTATTGCAATAGAATGGTTGCGTTCTACTATGGATAATCAACTACCAAAAGAATTACAACATGAAAGTGATAAAGTAAGCTTGGTCTTTGGATCCCTTCATGATGAAATCAACATTCTCAAATATCAATATGAAATAAAAGAAATTAATATACATGTTAATAGTAAGATTACAGAGTGGGACTTAGAGAGAATAAGTTGGATAAATAATTTAAAGAGAGATAGAATCGGAATCAATTTGGTGATTGAAGGCGACATTGTCTTTGCTAATAACCAAGAAAAACTAACTGCATATTTATTATCTCATAATTTCAATTTAAGACATGGTAATAAAAATACCATTCTAGACTATCCTATTCATTTATCAATAACACTTCAAAACGATAATACATTAAGTTATATTTCAAAAGGGAATTATGACGGTTTAAATGAGAAATGGACTTTTGGTATAAAAGAAAAATTCTTTAAAGTTGAAAATACTAAATTGGAAAATTACTCTGATATTATAATTCCAGATTTGGCCTCATGGAATTTATTTGAATCCAGAATTAAAGGTAGTTTACCAAGAAATAGTCAAAGTAACGACGTTGCTAAACTAATGATAACTAACCTTAATAACGCTCAAGATTTTATATCTAGAATATCAAATCAAATATTTAAAGTAGTTTACTTTGATAAGTATAATCAATCTGAATTTTCATTGCGATTAATGCTACAATTCATTAATCAGATTAAAAAGCTATGGCCTATTAAGGTTTCAGAACTAAATGTACATCTCGCCAAATCAGATTTTAGAGGGCCTAATTATCCAGAGTATATAATTCATAATTACAAAGAGCTCGATGATTATGTGTATGATCTTAAAGAACTTTCAAACAATTATGATTTTAAGATAGACTTTATAGAAGAAGAGAGATTACCGCATTATAGATATTTTAAGTTCACATCCAATGAGATTTCTTTCAGTATAAGAATTGATGGGGGTATTGCTCATGGGTTAAAGCCAGTAGAAAGATTGACTTCTAATGAGATGAAGATGGAAGACCAAGTATTTGAAATACGAAAAGATGTAGGTTACGATATTATCTACAATATAAATATTGAAGATTAA
- a CDS encoding helix-turn-helix transcriptional regulator produces the protein MSNSKHAHYRYNILDKCFRRRQKPMTFEELLSEVNEGIDELYPGESVQVRTLRSDIALFRNIEKGFGAPLSVQKDMGKEVYCYSDQNYSIAQKKLLPYEQYLIDAALQLLERYDENPKYDKLSEALVLFQDEEGVASIPNYDKILFYDKNEAYEGLSHLKPIFLAIRNKEVLNIIFQGFNDEQPKRFIFHPYVLKQYNQRWFVFGYNQTDNKMYWSIPLDDRLKQFEVTHELEFINDNTDWASFFNQMVGIRKQSITQEQPIPEKVVLRFNPNRLQYFKTKPIHPYWDEFTEEGKENQVFFETIINLELIQQLLSYGKDVEVIEPVSLKSKMKEHVEVMQEYYN, from the coding sequence ATGTCTAATAGTAAACATGCTCATTACAGGTATAATATTCTAGATAAGTGTTTTAGAAGACGTCAAAAGCCTATGACTTTTGAAGAATTACTGTCTGAAGTAAATGAAGGAATAGATGAGCTATATCCTGGTGAATCAGTCCAAGTAAGAACACTTCGAAGTGATATAGCCTTATTTAGAAATATTGAAAAGGGTTTTGGAGCGCCATTATCTGTGCAAAAAGATATGGGTAAGGAAGTGTATTGTTATTCAGATCAGAACTATTCTATTGCGCAGAAAAAGCTATTGCCATATGAGCAATATCTAATAGATGCAGCTCTGCAATTATTGGAACGTTATGATGAAAACCCGAAATATGATAAACTTTCTGAAGCATTGGTATTATTTCAAGATGAAGAAGGAGTCGCTTCTATACCGAATTATGATAAGATATTATTTTATGATAAGAATGAAGCTTATGAAGGCTTAAGCCATTTAAAACCAATTTTCTTAGCTATAAGGAATAAAGAAGTTTTGAATATCATTTTTCAAGGGTTTAATGATGAACAACCTAAAAGATTTATATTTCATCCTTATGTATTAAAGCAATACAATCAAAGATGGTTTGTATTTGGCTACAATCAAACCGACAACAAGATGTATTGGAGCATTCCGTTAGATGATAGACTTAAGCAATTTGAAGTTACCCATGAGTTAGAGTTTATTAACGATAATACAGATTGGGCTTCATTTTTTAATCAAATGGTAGGTATAAGAAAACAAAGTATTACTCAAGAACAACCAATTCCTGAAAAAGTAGTTTTAAGATTTAATCCAAATCGTCTCCAATATTTCAAAACCAAACCAATTCATCCATATTGGGATGAATTTACGGAAGAAGGCAAAGAAAATCAAGTATTTTTTGAAACTATTATTAATCTTGAGTTAATTCAGCAATTACTTTCCTATGGAAAAGATGTCGAAGTGATTGAACCTGTTAGTTTAAAAAGTAAAATGAAAGAGCATGTGGAAGTAATGCAAGAGTATTATAATTAG
- a CDS encoding CPXCG motif-containing cysteine-rich protein yields the protein MEEHYFTCPYCWETISMLLDNSVSSQVFIEDCEVCCNPIEISIRFSNSELVHFQADSIGQ from the coding sequence ATGGAAGAGCATTATTTTACGTGTCCGTATTGTTGGGAAACTATTTCGATGTTGTTAGACAATTCTGTATCCAGTCAAGTTTTTATAGAGGATTGTGAGGTTTGCTGTAACCCAATTGAAATTTCCATACGTTTTTCAAATTCAGAATTAGTACATTTTCAGGCAGATAGCATTGGGCAATAA